A window of Xiphophorus hellerii strain 12219 chromosome 19, Xiphophorus_hellerii-4.1, whole genome shotgun sequence contains these coding sequences:
- the erg28 gene encoding probable ergosterol biosynthetic protein 28, whose amino-acid sequence MSRFLNVLRSWLVMVSVIAMGNTVQSFRDHSFLSEKLYTGTPEFVNGLQARTFGIWTLLSSIIRCACAIDIQNKTLYHITLWTFVLALGHFLSEAFIYRTAPLTIGVMAPLIVASFSIIGMLIGFQCFPETQEELGARQKKRN is encoded by the exons ATGAGCCGCTTTCTGAACGTCCTCCGGAGCTGGCTGGTGATGGTGTCCGTCATAGCGATGGGAAACACCGTGCAGAGCTTCAGGGACCACAGCTTCCTCTCAGAGAAACTGTACACGGGAACGCCAGAGTTTG TAAATGGTCTCCAAGCTCGAACATTTGGTATTTGGACATTGCTGTCGTCAATCATCCGCTGTGCCTGTGCCATTGATATCCAGAACAAAAC GCTATATCACATTACTTTATGGACATTTGTGTTGGCACTGGGTCACTTTCTGTCAGAAGCATTCATCTACAGAACTGCACCACTGACTATTGGAGTGATGGCACCACTCATTGTTGCAA GTTTTTCCATCATAGGAATGCTCATTGGATTCCAGTGTTTTCCAGAGACTCAGGAAGAATTGGGAGCACGGCAGAAGAAGCGAAACTAG